DNA sequence from the candidate division WOR-3 bacterium genome:
TTAGATTACCTTTTATATTACCCTTTGGTTTAACCTCTAAGTTATCAATAGGATAACAGGGTAAGTTGCCTAATATTTTGCCTACTATGTCGAGCAGACCAGCAGACAAAAATCTTTAGCAAGTCGGACCTACTTTCTTCTTTTCGGTTTTCCAATATTATATACTATACAGATCAATTACTTCCATTACTTCCATATTATAAGAGTTCCACATATAAATTCTGCAAGAACTTTTCTTTCACCACTGAAAAAACCATATCGCGGATTTATAAATCCCATTGAAGGAACCTCACGCCATTCGCGTATATACTCAATATTTATTACAGCATCGACGTTTCTTCTAAACGCTTCTTCTCTTAATGCTTCAATTGCCTCTTCTGGGGATATGTCTCCGAGTTCTGTTCCTAAACAACTTTTAACTACTTTTAATGGAATAGTGACTTCTCCAATGCCTTCATATTGATATGGGATAGCCTCACCTTTCATAATTAATTGGATATCTTGAGAAGACTGATGTTGGCGTCTCTCATATGATAATTTAATCGGGCGGTAATTGATTATTGGTTTTGGTGTACATTGTAATAAGAATATACAGAAAAAAGAATAAATTATAGATTTTGTAAAAACAATTTTTTTATTTTGCTTTTTTCTAATTTCAAATATTTTCATTGCTACTCCTTGTTGCTATATCTATTTTAATATAGATTATAGATGAATAGATTACTCATTATTTCAATTCCTACCGTTTGTTGTCAAAATTATTTTTGATATTCGTAGAAACTCAGTAGCAAATCATTTGAAGTTTATTGTTTAACTAAACGATTCTTTAATTACTTCTTGCTTATCTTTTTTTAATGTAATCCGCAACATCATTCAAAATATTATTTAGCGTCCTTTTTTATCGATTAATACGCGGTAAATCTTTTTCATCAAAATGACATTTAACTGCATCAATTATCGATGTCTTCAATTCATCCAAAGAATCTGCCTCAGTAAAAATAGAGTAACCTAAAGCCCGTGCTTCATAACAACCTTCTTTTGACTCTTCAATTAAAAATATTATCTCTTTATCCATTTAATCACCTCCTGATTTATTTATTTAATACTCATACAATTTTATGGTATTGATTAAAGTTTTATTGTTAATACTTGTAACACGAGTAATATTTGTAATATAATTAAGTATTTGCATTTTTCATAGATTCAATCTTTATAATTATTACAATCTCAATCGCTTGATTGTCAAGATTAATTTTTAAGCCTTCTGAAAAAGTGCCACTGACTGTTCTGCAGTACCGCAGACATCACTCACTAAAAATACAGAAAGCCTGATACCCGATACAAGTATCCGAACCGGATACAGATTCTATTAATTTAATAACAAACATTTGTGATATGCACCAGTTTCTGGGTCGGTCAACAGCGAAGGAACAAAGTACTTGAGACCATTCTCCATCGTTTCACTCAGGTCAGGGAGATATCGGAAACAAGAGGCATTCTGAGCCTCGTGAAGAATCCTAACAGCGAAGAAACTCAATATTTGAGACCCTTTGACAAATTTAGAGTGATATAGTATGTCTATTTCAAGTTTATTTCGTGGTTAAAATTCATTATGAATTGAACACCAATTACACAAAGTTTAGCGATTGCAGTATTACGAATAATAATTTAAGAATAATTTGTGCGATTCGACTTATTCGTGGTTAAAATTCCTACCGGAACAAATTTTAACACATACTCCACAGATATATTGTCCGACATATCCTTTTCGCTGAAATTCTTTTAACTTTTCAAAACACTTTAGATGGTCAAAGGCTTCAGGTCTTTCTTTTATTGCCTGTGCCGGACATATCTCAAGACATTTATAACATTCTTGGCAGTTTTCCGATACTGGCATATCAGTTGGAAGGGGCATATTGGTTAGCACTGTTACTAAGCGAAATTGTGAACCATACTCGCGGTTAACTAAAAGATTATTTCTGCCAATCCAACCCAGTCCAGCAAAAAGACCAATCCTTTTATGAGAAAGATGCGCCCGCTGATTTTGCCAGTCAACAATCTGTGATGCCGGAATCGGTAAGGCTAAAAAATTGTTGCTTTCAATAGATAGTGTAATCTTTAACGCAATCCGGTCTAATAATGCATTGACTTGACGATAATGGTGAAAATAAAGTTGAGTCGGATGGTCAACGATTTCTTCTAAAACTGCTTTTGATAAGACAACACCAACACTGATGGCATATGAAAATTTTGCCAGCAGTGATTTTGCTAATATGAAATCATCGGTTTTAATTTTGCTTAAATCAGCCACGCCAAATAATGACGCACCTTCTTTTAGGGCAAGTTCTTTTAGTGCAGAATATCTTTGTTGATTATCGATTGTCATTATCCGCCTTTTATTTCCTTCCTTTTTGTTTTTGGGGATTAAATATCGCTGATTATCGGCAGTCATATTTTAAAAATGACTTTCCTTTAAGTGACTCTATTATTTCTAATTTTTCTCAAACCAGCAATTCTAAAGAATATATTATCTTCTTTTAATGCGACTTGTTTAACTTCTAAATCTCGTTGATGATTATTTTTCATTTTTGATATTTGATTTTTGGTCTTTCTTTAAGTGGACCATTAAAGCAAATATTGCTGAGGGGGTCACGCCAGGAATTCTTTGCGCTTGGCCAAGATTATCCGGCTTAAATTTAGTTAGTTTTTCTTTTATTTCATTAGATAAACCATGGACAGTTCGAAAATCGAGACTGCTCGGAATTTTGATATTCTCCAATTCGTTAAATTTTTCAATGTCATTTAAGGTTCTCTCAATATATCCTTTATATTTCACTTCAATTTCAATGTTCCAAATTAAAGAGGTGTCTTTTAATAAGGGAATATTTGCTGGGGAAATGATTTCTGCAAGATGCGAATAACTTATTTCAGGTCTTCTTAATAATTCTTCTAAAGTAACCGAATACCTCAGGGGAGCAGTATTAAATTGTTTAAGTTTCCTATTAATTTTATCAGATGGTGAGATACGGGTTCGCTTCAACCAATCTAAGGTTTCGTTAATCTTTTTCTGTTTTTGTAAAACTTTTTTATAGTATTTATAAGGAATCAAACCAAGTTGATAACCTTTGGGTGTTAATCTTAAATCGGCATTATCTTCGCGTAAAAGTAGTCGATATTCAACTCGGGAAGTAAACATTCGATAAGGTTCATTCGTGCCTTTAGTAATTAAATCATCAATCATTACACCAATATAAGCATCAGCCCGGGTCAAAATAAATTCGGGTTTTTCTTGGGCTTTTAATGCCGCATTAATACCGGCAATCAAGCCTTGAGCACCAGCTTCTTCATAACCAGTTGTGCCATTAATCTGACCAGCAAAAAATAAGTTCTCATATAGTCTTGTTTCTAAAGTTGGCTTTAATTGTGTTGGGTCAGAATAATCGTGTTCAATGGCATATCCTGGTCTTAAAATTTCAACCTCTTCCAATCCTTTAATACTTCGTAACATCTTAATCTGAATATCTAAAGGTAGGCTAGTCGAAATACCATTAGGATAATATTCAATTGTATTTAATCCTTCGGGTTCAATAAAAATTTGATGTCGGTCTCGTTCAGGAAACTTTACAATCTTATCTTCAATTGATGGACAATATCTGACACCAGTTCCTTTGATAATTCCAGTATATAATGGCGAGCGATTAAGGCCAGATTTTATAATTTGATGGGTTTTGGGATTAGTATAAGTGATATAACAAGGACGATAATTTTTGACTTTCTTCTTGGTCCAGAATGAGAAAGGAATTGGTGGTTCATCGCCATATTGTGGTTCTAATTTAGCAAAATCAATTGTTCTGCCATCAAGTCGAGCCGGAGTCCCGGTTTTGAATCGGCCCATTGCAAAACCGAGTTCTTTTAAGTTTTGACTCAATTCGTTTGCCGGATATTCGCCTAATCTGCCTGAAGGAAAATTGACTAAGCCAATATGGATGAGACCTGATAAAAAAGTGCCTGGGGCAAGCACAATAGCTTTGGCATAAAACTTTTCACCAATTGTCGTTTCCACGCCAATTGCGATATTGCCTTTTACTAAAATTTTGCACACCGTGCCAGTATGAAGCAATAGATTTTGTTGTTGTTCTAACACTTCACGCATATAAGTCTTATAAAGTTGTCGGTCAGTTTGAGCTCGGGACGAATGCACTGCCTGACCTTTTTTAGTATTAAGTTGTCGATATTGAATTGCACTGCGGTCAGTATTTTTTCCCATCTCGCCACCAAGGGCATCAAGTTCTTTTACTAATTGGCCTTTACCAATGCCACCGATTGCGGGATTGCATGACATCAGTCCAATTGTATCAATATTCATTGTAATGAGCAAAGTTAAAGAACCGATTCGTGATGAGGCTAAAGCGGCTTCAATACCCGCATGACCACCGCCAACAACAATCACATCATATTTTCCACTATTTGGTGTAATGATATTATTCCGCATTGTATGATATTTTATAATCTAAAAAATCAAATGTCAATTAAATACTCATTGAGACGAACTCTAAAAAAGTTAATTTTGTTATTAGTTGTAATTAGTGAAGTGTTTCGAAGTGGTTATTTAAATGTTATGTACCTACTTTATACTCATTATTAAAAATAAAAGTAGTTTCTCCGTTTTTACCAAAGCCCGATTTTATCAAGATTCGAGATGTTTATAAAGAGAGTTTAAGAAATAACAATTTTGAATAGATTTAATAAATACGGAACAGGTTTAACGGAAGGCGTTGACTAATAAATAAATAATCCCGATAACTGCAGTGATTACCCAAAGAAAGTCTTCAATCGTCCGAAATTGCCAGGGTTGCTCAAAAAACGATTTGGTGCGTTTGCCAAAAAAGAAAAGAATATAAAGCAGAATCGCAATTAACCAACCGAGTGCTTGATTAATATTCTTAATCTTAAATGCAAAGGATAAGAAAAATATAAGGACGATGATTTTAATTATTATATATAGCACTTGTCTTGACTTTTTCTCTTTTATTTCATCCATTATTATCACCCCTATTTCAATATTTCTTGATACTTTTTTATAACAAACTCATTTGTTTCTATTGCCATCTTTTCTTGTAATATTAATTTTGCTTCTTTGAATTGAGATAAGACTTCTACTGCTTTTAAGCGCACACTTGGATTGGAATGTTCTAAATAGGGTTTGATGATATTAATGATTTGTGCTCGGTCATTTTTCTTTTCAATTGTATCTAATTTAGCACCTAATACTCCGATTACTCCCAAAATTTTCGGGTCATTAGTTTTTGTTAATAAAAATTTTAAGGATGAATCACCGATTGAAACTAAGGCAGATTCTGCGGACATCCGCACAGTAAAAAACCTATCATTTAACGCATTATAAAGAGCAGGAATTGCTCTTGGGTCTTTAAGTTTTGCTAAGGCTCTGGCTGAGGCAATTCGTGTTGGTTCTTCTTTATCTTTAAGATAAGGAATTATTATTGGTACAATTGATGAGTCGCCAATATCTTCAAATGCTCCAATCATTGCTCGTGCTCGAATTCGTTTCTGATGGTATGCTAAGATTAAAGAGTCAATCGCATCTATCGCTTTGATTTTACCCAGTAAATAAGCCGAATTACTCCGTGCCCATCGGTCTTTATGATACAGTGACTGGTAGAGTAATTTTTTTAATTTATTTTTAATTAAGGTATCAGGATAACTCGTATCCTGGATTGATTTTGTCAATTCTTCAATTGCTCTTAACTCTAATCCATCTTTAGTAGCAATTTTCTTGTCAAAAATATAATTAATTGCTTGTTCCCCGCGTTTTAGTAATTCTTTTCTTCCGGCTCTGACTCTTTTTTTTGCACTGCCAACTTCCCATAAAGATGCCTCTTTGAACACATCTTCAATTGGTCCAGTGATTAATTTTATTGTATCTGGTTCTTCTTGAATTTCGGCTTCAAGATCTCGTGGTTTGCCTTTAATGTCAATACCAAAACCGTAAACTGATTGCGTCCAGTTTGTATTATTCTCAGCGAAAGATTCGCGCGGATATTTATCATCGCCCTGCAAATCTAAAAAGACGCCGATGCCACCAAATCCACGAGACCAGTTTGCCATTCCTTGACCAAAATATTTTTCTTTTGTTGTGTAAATATCATCGCCTTCATTATCAATAAACAATCCCAATGAGTTCGTCAAACCAATGCCTTGTCCACCACTTGTGACATAGTAATCATTACCTTTTTTATCAATGAGAATGCCGACTGAAAAATCATGGCCTTCACCTTGTGCTGGTCCAAATCGGGAAAAATAATGGTCATTGCCTGAACGGTCAACTAATATTCCAATTGATAGGTGAATTCCGGCACCTTGAGAGTATTGTGTGGCATTATAAAAATCATTCCCTTCCTTATCGTATAACATTCCCAGTGAATACCAATAACTTGTGCCTTGCGCGTAAACACTGCCATTATAATAATCTTGACCAGATTTATCATAAAGCAAAGCAATACCACCACTGGCAGTTGGACGAAAACCTATAGAGAAACCTTGACTCAAGGTCCGATAATCATTGGGCAATAGTGGTTTGTGAAGATATTTGCCACCCGCATAATATAAGTCATTGCCGTCAAAATCGGTAAGTAGTCCATATCCCCAGGTAGAACTGAACGCTTGACAATTCTCATAGCCATAATATTTATCATTACCTTTAATATCAGTAAGCATACCGACACCGAGATTACCGGCTCCTTCACTAAAACATCCGGCAGAATAAATGTCATCGCCTTCATAATCTAATAAAACACCTGTGCCTAATAGTCCTGCACCTAATGAATTATGAAAACTTCGGTAAGTATCATTTCCTTTTTTATCAATTAAGATGCCACAACCTATTAGTGCAGCACCAAAGTTGAATAATTTTTCAGGAGTGTCATATAAATCATTCCCTTCTAAATCGATAACAACTGAGAAAGGATTAGATAAAATGCCGATAGCACTGCCAATTCGTGCTTGATATTTGTCGTCACCTCCAATATCAATAATTAAAGCATAATTTTTGTAAGTTCGTGCGCGATATTTATCATTACCAAAAGTATCATTTCCATAATAGACGTTATCTTCTTCACTACCAATGACAATTTTGCCCCATTTAGTCTCTTGATAAAAATAGACTGAGCCAATAATACCGTCAACATTAAATTTTGGCAGAGAATCAAAAAATATCTTCCCTAAATCCGGCATAACATTTTCAATTCCCATAGCAACTGCTAATCCACTAAGTGCCAATGCTTTTCGGTCAATCTTGGTAAATAGTTCTAAAATCGTGTCGATTTCAATCTTTTTACTCGTATCAATCTCAATACCGAATTCTCGATGTAAAGCACCTTTCAGACCACTTAAAGTATCTTCTTCATCACTCCACAAAACAGGTGTCATCATTAAAAGTTTATCAATTTCAGAACGAGATAAATTTCTAATGGATTGTCTTAAATACTTATCAGCGCACTCATAACTGGCTAAAATAGTGTTTACTTTTGAAATAAGATTTCTCGATGTTTTTATATGAAGCCCAGGTTTTATATGAATCCCGGTTTTTATATGAAGCTCAATCTCTTTGTCTAATTTTTTAAGGTCTTGATGAGTAATTTCTAAGTCGATTTGATTTGATAAGAAACTCAGTTGGTTGACTATTTTATCCTTAAAATTATCAATCTCGTTTATGCTTTTATCAAGATAATCTGGTGTTTGTAAGGGTTGGTCTAAAAGTTGGGTGACGATTTTCAGACGATAAATACTATCCCAAGCCCACTTTTTTTCAAAACCAAGCTCTTTTTCAGTTATACTTTGAATCTGAAGACATTCATTAATCTTTTCTCGTTCAATTTTGCCAAGCGAAGGTTCAATTGCCCAAGAAAAACTAAAAATAAAAAAACTAATCCAAAGAAGGAATTGTGATTTACTCATTTTAGGTTACTCAATAAATTTTAATGTTGCGAAGGATTTTGGGTTATGTTCAAAAGGAACTGAATAGATGCTTACGGTCTCTTTACGCTTCTGAAAACGGACTAAATTAAAACCCCATTCAGTAGGTGTCTTGGAACTCAAGTCTTTTAAGGGAATTGCGATTTCCAAGGTCCAGCCCTTAAAACTTTTGGTATTCATAACCTGTCCTTTAGCAATAATATTACAGTTCCATTTTGCATCTTTTTTAGAATCATTTCCTATCAGATAACATTTTCGGTCCATTACAGCACCATTAGCATTAACAAAAAATTGATAATAAGTATCACCTTTCACATCAGGCTGAAGAATGAAATTAAGATGGTCATCGTTATAAACTTTTTCATCCCGTTCTTTAATTGTAGTCGAAATCTTTTCAATTTCGTCATCGTTCATTTTCGCACCAAGATAAATATAATTTTCGTCATAAGCAAACTGGACTTGCCAAGGGTCAGTTAAGGATATTTTGCCGTCACTGGAACCAAAAATATAAATTGGCTTACTTTTTTGACCGAAACGGTCTTCATTACTTTTTGAATTATCGACTGAAATCAGTTTCGGATGCCAAATTGGTTCGTCTAACTTACCATCAA
Encoded proteins:
- a CDS encoding 2-oxoisovalerate dehydrogenase, translated to MDKEIIFLIEESKEGCYEARALGYSIFTEADSLDELKTSIIDAVKCHFDEKDLPRINR
- the mnmG gene encoding tRNA uridine-5-carboxymethylaminomethyl(34) synthesis enzyme MnmG, whose amino-acid sequence is MRNNIITPNSGKYDVIVVGGGHAGIEAALASSRIGSLTLLITMNIDTIGLMSCNPAIGGIGKGQLVKELDALGGEMGKNTDRSAIQYRQLNTKKGQAVHSSRAQTDRQLYKTYMREVLEQQQNLLLHTGTVCKILVKGNIAIGVETTIGEKFYAKAIVLAPGTFLSGLIHIGLVNFPSGRLGEYPANELSQNLKELGFAMGRFKTGTPARLDGRTIDFAKLEPQYGDEPPIPFSFWTKKKVKNYRPCYITYTNPKTHQIIKSGLNRSPLYTGIIKGTGVRYCPSIEDKIVKFPERDRHQIFIEPEGLNTIEYYPNGISTSLPLDIQIKMLRSIKGLEEVEILRPGYAIEHDYSDPTQLKPTLETRLYENLFFAGQINGTTGYEEAGAQGLIAGINAALKAQEKPEFILTRADAYIGVMIDDLITKGTNEPYRMFTSRVEYRLLLREDNADLRLTPKGYQLGLIPYKYYKKVLQKQKKINETLDWLKRTRISPSDKINRKLKQFNTAPLRYSVTLEELLRRPEISYSHLAEIISPANIPLLKDTSLIWNIEIEVKYKGYIERTLNDIEKFNELENIKIPSSLDFRTVHGLSNEIKEKLTKFKPDNLGQAQRIPGVTPSAIFALMVHLKKDQKSNIKNEK
- a CDS encoding HEAT repeat domain-containing protein; the encoded protein is MSKSQFLLWISFFIFSFSWAIEPSLGKIEREKINECLQIQSITEKELGFEKKWAWDSIYRLKIVTQLLDQPLQTPDYLDKSINEIDNFKDKIVNQLSFLSNQIDLEITHQDLKKLDKEIELHIKTGIHIKPGLHIKTSRNLISKVNTILASYECADKYLRQSIRNLSRSEIDKLLMMTPVLWSDEEDTLSGLKGALHREFGIEIDTSKKIEIDTILELFTKIDRKALALSGLAVAMGIENVMPDLGKIFFDSLPKFNVDGIIGSVYFYQETKWGKIVIGSEEDNVYYGNDTFGNDKYRARTYKNYALIIDIGGDDKYQARIGSAIGILSNPFSVVIDLEGNDLYDTPEKLFNFGAALIGCGILIDKKGNDTYRSFHNSLGAGLLGTGVLLDYEGDDIYSAGCFSEGAGNLGVGMLTDIKGNDKYYGYENCQAFSSTWGYGLLTDFDGNDLYYAGGKYLHKPLLPNDYRTLSQGFSIGFRPTASGGIALLYDKSGQDYYNGSVYAQGTSYWYSLGMLYDKEGNDFYNATQYSQGAGIHLSIGILVDRSGNDHYFSRFGPAQGEGHDFSVGILIDKKGNDYYVTSGGQGIGLTNSLGLFIDNEGDDIYTTKEKYFGQGMANWSRGFGGIGVFLDLQGDDKYPRESFAENNTNWTQSVYGFGIDIKGKPRDLEAEIQEEPDTIKLITGPIEDVFKEASLWEVGSAKKRVRAGRKELLKRGEQAINYIFDKKIATKDGLELRAIEELTKSIQDTSYPDTLIKNKLKKLLYQSLYHKDRWARSNSAYLLGKIKAIDAIDSLILAYHQKRIRARAMIGAFEDIGDSSIVPIIIPYLKDKEEPTRIASARALAKLKDPRAIPALYNALNDRFFTVRMSAESALVSIGDSSLKFLLTKTNDPKILGVIGVLGAKLDTIEKKNDRAQIINIIKPYLEHSNPSVRLKAVEVLSQFKEAKLILQEKMAIETNEFVIKKYQEILK